The Rhodothermus marinus DSM 4252 DNA segment CACCTCGGCAAAAACATCATCGTCGGTCAGATAGCCGCGCTTTTCTGCCTCTGGAAGAATCCGGCTGCGGAGCGCCTCGAACTCAAGCAAGGCCAGGTAACGCCGGAGCGCCTCGCGCACAATATCGCTGCGCCGACGTCCGGACCATTCGCTGGCCTCCTGGAGCTTCTGCGCCAGTTCCTCGTCAATGCGGAATGTCAGGACGGTGCTCATCGCTTACTTCGGAAAAGTGTATTGCGCTGTAATACACTTTATCCCACTACAAAACTGATTTCGTGTTTCCCTCGCTTTCGTTGCGGTACGCCGCCTTATTCCGTCGCGGCGGGCACGGCCACGGGTGGCAACCGCAGCGCCAGTACGGCTTCGTTGAAGGCCGGTAGTTCGCGTTCGATCACTTCCCGGTAGCGGGCCAGCCAGCCGTCGATCTGCGCCACCAGCTCGTTTTTGACAGCCACGGCCTGATCCGTGGGGCGGAAGTCGCCCGTGCCCACCACACCCATCAGCGCGGCCAGCTTATTGTTGAGCCGGATCGGGAAGTTCAGCGGGTCCTGCGGCGCCCGGTTCTTCGTCTGATAGAGCGCCTCTTCCACCTGCGTGAGCTTCTGGATGATGGACCGTCCCTGGCGGCGCAGCGCTGCGCCCGTCGAGTCGTCCGGCAACCGCCCGATCACCTCCCGAAGGTCCTGCCGGATTTCCCGGATGTGCTTGATCGTACGGTGCACTTCCGAGACCCTGTCGCGCACCTCCATCAGGAAGGCGAACTGCGCCTGCAAGTCCTCGTCGGTGGCCGTGCTGCGGGGATCCTTGAGCAGTCGGAACGTCTGCTCCTGCACCTGATCGCCCACCGTGAGCCGCACCCGATAGGTGCCCGGCGGGGCCAGCGGTCCCCGGAGGCTGGCCGCCCACATGATCAGCCCTTCGAAACCCTCGGCGTCCGGGTAGCGCATGTCCCAGACGAACCTGTTGCTGCCGGCCCGCACTTCCAGCCGGTCACGCCGCTCCTTCGCGTTGGTGGCGAACGTGCGGATCACGTCGCCGTCTTCTTCCAGAATCTCCAGCTTCACAACCGTGGCCGTGTCGGGCTTTTCCTTCAGGTAGAAAAAGATCTCCACGCCGGGCGGCGGGTTTTCGCCCATTCCCGGCGGCGGATCGCCGAAGGTGCCGCCCCGCAACCGGTAGGTGTCTTTCGGTTTGAAGAGGATCACGTCCTGGCGGGCCAGTTCGGGCGTGAGCTGGCGGAGCACCTCCAGATGATCGAGCACCCAGAAGCTCCGGCCCTGCGTGGCCACGATCAGGTCGGTGCCCTTGACGGCCAGGTCCGTGATGGGCACGATCGGCAGGTTGAGCTGGAACGGCTGCCAGTGCTCCCCGTCGTCGAAGGAGATGTACAGGCCGCTCTCGGTCCCGGCGTAGAGCAGGCCCGGCCGCTCCGGATCGGCGCGGATGACGCGCGTGAAATGATTCTCGGCGATGCCGTTGGTGATTTTCTGCCAGGTGCGGCCGTAATCTTTGGTCTTGTAGAGATAGGGCCGGAAGTCGTCCCACTTGTACATGGTGGCCGCCACGTAGAGGCCGCCCGGGTTGAACGGATCGGGCTCGATGCTGTTGATCTGGATCCACTCGGGCATGATGGACGGAGGCGGCGTCACGTTCTGCCAGGTCTTGCCGCCGTCGCGCGTCAGGTAGATGAGCCCGTCGTCCGAGCCGGTCCAGATCACGCCGGGCTCATGGACCGACTCGGCCAGCGCGAAGATCGTCCCGTAGTACTCCACGCTGGTGTTGTCCTTCGTGATGGGTCCGCCCGAGGGTCCCATCTTCGTCGTGTCATTGCGGGTCAGGTCCGGGCTGATCTGCTCCCAGCTCTGGCCTTCGTTGGTGGTTTTGAAGAGCACGTTGGCGGCCGCGTAGAGCACGTTGGGGTCGTGCCGCGAGAACATGATGGGGAAGTTCCACTGGAAGCGATACTTCAGATCTTTGGCGCCGTGGCCCATGGGGTTGTCGGGCCAGATGTCCACGCGGCGCGACTGGCGCGTGCGGTGGTCGTAGCGTTCCAGGTAGCCGCCGTAGGAGCCGCCGTAGACGATTTCGGGGTCTTTGGGATCGGGGGCCAGCCAGCCGCTTTCGCCACCGGCTGTCGGCTCCCAGTCGCGTTCGGAGATGCCGGGGCCGTCCGAGCGGCTGTAGATGCGCACGGTCGAGTTGTCCTGCTGCGCCCCGTAGATGCGGTAGGGGAAGACGTTGTCGGTCGTGACGCGGTAGAACTGGGCCGTGGGCTGGTTGTAGTAGGTCGTCCAGTTTTCGCCGCCGTCGTAGGTGACCTGCGCCCCGCCGTCGTCGGCGATGATCATGTGCTGCGGGTTGTCCGGATCGATCCACAGGTCGTGGTGATCGCCGTGCGGCGTGCCGATGCGCGTGAAGGTGCGGCCGCCGTCTTTCGACTTCCAGAAGCCCACGTTCAGCACATAGACGACATCCGGGTCCTTCGGGTCGGCCACGATGTGGCTGTAGTACCAGGCCCGCTGGCGGAGATTGCGGTCGTCGTTGACGCGCCGCCAGGTCTTGCCGCCGTCGTCGGACCGAAACACGCCGCCCTCGCGCGCCTCGACGATCGCATAGAGTCGGTTCGGGTCGGCCGACACGGTGATGCCGATCTTTCCGATGGGCGGCTCGGGCATGCCGGGGTTGCGCGTCAGCTCCACCCAGGTGTCGCCGCCGTCGGTGCTCTTCCAGAGGCTGGAGCCCTCAC contains these protein-coding regions:
- a CDS encoding CopG family ribbon-helix-helix protein, giving the protein MSTVLTFRIDEELAQKLQEASEWSGRRRSDIVREALRRYLALLEFEALRSRILPEAEKRGYLTDDDVFAEVS
- a CDS encoding VPS10 domain-containing protein; protein product: MRYGLLLLLAFLLLPEPGVWAQRQTPQPPHGYDPALFDTLHFRMIGPFRGGRSTAVTGVRGQPLVHYFGGTGGGVWKSTDGGQSWQNISDGYFGGSIGAIAVSEWDPNVIYVGGGEESIRGNVSHGYGMWKSTDAGKTWTFIGLPDSRHIGDIVIHPRNPDLVYVAVMGHAFGPNRERGVYRSKDGGKTWEQILFVNEDAGAVDLAMDPTNPRILYATFWRFRRTPYSFESGGEGSSLWKSTDGGDTWVELTRNPGMPEPPIGKIGITVSADPNRLYAIVEAREGGVFRSDDGGKTWRRVNDDRNLRQRAWYYSHIVADPKDPDVVYVLNVGFWKSKDGGRTFTRIGTPHGDHHDLWIDPDNPQHMIIADDGGAQVTYDGGENWTTYYNQPTAQFYRVTTDNVFPYRIYGAQQDNSTVRIYSRSDGPGISERDWEPTAGGESGWLAPDPKDPEIVYGGSYGGYLERYDHRTRQSRRVDIWPDNPMGHGAKDLKYRFQWNFPIMFSRHDPNVLYAAANVLFKTTNEGQSWEQISPDLTRNDTTKMGPSGGPITKDNTSVEYYGTIFALAESVHEPGVIWTGSDDGLIYLTRDGGKTWQNVTPPPSIMPEWIQINSIEPDPFNPGGLYVAATMYKWDDFRPYLYKTKDYGRTWQKITNGIAENHFTRVIRADPERPGLLYAGTESGLYISFDDGEHWQPFQLNLPIVPITDLAVKGTDLIVATQGRSFWVLDHLEVLRQLTPELARQDVILFKPKDTYRLRGGTFGDPPPGMGENPPPGVEIFFYLKEKPDTATVVKLEILEEDGDVIRTFATNAKERRDRLEVRAGSNRFVWDMRYPDAEGFEGLIMWAASLRGPLAPPGTYRVRLTVGDQVQEQTFRLLKDPRSTATDEDLQAQFAFLMEVRDRVSEVHRTIKHIREIRQDLREVIGRLPDDSTGAALRRQGRSIIQKLTQVEEALYQTKNRAPQDPLNFPIRLNNKLAALMGVVGTGDFRPTDQAVAVKNELVAQIDGWLARYREVIERELPAFNEAVLALRLPPVAVPAATE